One genomic window of Glycine soja cultivar W05 chromosome 9, ASM419377v2, whole genome shotgun sequence includes the following:
- the LOC114368372 gene encoding uncharacterized protein LOC114368372, with protein sequence MFKLRRKSNKIKAVFKLQFQATQVPNMKKSVLMVALVPDDVGKPTVKLEKVAVQDGTCLWENPIFESVKLAKDTKSGKLQEKIYHFIVSTGSSKSGFLGESSIDFADFAAETEPLTVSLPLKFANSGAILHVTIQNVEGVHADQR encoded by the exons ATGTTTAAGTTACGGAGAAAGAGTAACAAGATTAAAGCTGTATTCAAACTGCAATTTCAGGCAACTCAG GTGCCAAATATGAAAAAGTCTGTACTGATGGTAGCTTTGGTGCCGGACGATGTTGGGAAGCCAACGGTGAAACTAGAGAAAGTTGCTGTCCAGGATGGAACCTGTTTATGGGAGAATCCAATTTTTGAATCAGTTAAACTCGCTAAGGACACAAAATCAGGAAAACTTCAGGAGAAAATCTACCATTTTATTGTTTCAACT GGATCTTCAAAATCTGGCTTTCTTGGAGAATCCTCGATTGACTTTGCTGATTTTGCTGCAGAAACTGAGCCACTGACTGTGTCCCTACCTCTAAAGTTTGCGAATTCAGGCGCAATCCTGCAT GTGACAATTCAGAATGTGGAAGGGGTTCATGCAGATCAAAGGTGA
- the LOC114367154 gene encoding golgin subfamily A member 6-like protein 6, with product MPSRGTIEAIATRAQMHRRSMGSVSDRSLGDYWRKSLEDTLPQERLQEPPDNVTENLKSEIASLKTKVEESELELQSLQKLMEKECSRGQSMSRQIISLRDERNTIKTKYEQLISQKNLNNVTKSSKALQTEIADARQQLEATKEELVYEREFSSNLQLQLQKTQNSNSELLLAVRELEAMLEQKNKELLENTKEHDYATELGLLKQKTADQNGEIDNCYKQREELNEHIKELHFECELLKKENLGISLRLRHGEAQKIVWQNKHSASLATIEQLESQVQRLEEKIKNQADDFSETLIYINELENQVSDLERELTTQAEKFEKDLHAMQCAKNEQEERATQAEETLIKTRHSNDLTCQCFQKVEENEKKTMDAYAEADELRKQNKLMEEMLQKCNQELRLITNHNESKLQQLLNQIDSKQKAIEMMSQELEIKSKQLEDVQRHRDEQYDALLKQIQLLRIEITKLVAEEHALSKTEPKEHISTMLMQENNDEEIRLGTLMSEVEILKTQHNELKHRLHMEQAEKENMKKKISQLEGELNKKEEDLSAVERRLENSNGQATATNINLASWHYDSAAYCSSTNEYNRISKSEMHKEMDDANTPVDKSEIGRTICISAENKVYLASHTSEVKTCLENEVIVFNNDNAGEFHTNKLLNEVEVLKEMNRYMGTQLKEMEERYSEISLKFAEVEGERQQLVMALRNFRNGKN from the exons ATGCCATCAAGAGGAACTATTGAGGCCATTGCAACAAGAGCTCAAATGCATAGGAGGTCAATGGGTTCAGTATCAGATAGGAGTTTAGGTGACTACTGGAGAAAAAGCCTGGAAGATACTCTTCCTCAAGAAAGATTACAAGAGCCTCCAGATAATGTCACTGAGAACCTCAAAAGTGAAATTGCTTCTCTAAAGACGAAAGTGGAAGAATCAGAACTAGAGTTACAATCGCTTCAGAAGCTGATGGAAAAGGAATGCAGTCGAGGACAAAGTATGTCCAGACAAATAATCAGCCTTAGAGATGAGAGAAATACAATCAAAACTAAATATGAGCAACTCATATCCCAGAAAAACCTCAACAATGTGACCAAATCTTCAAAAGCCTTGCAGACTGAGATTGCAGATGCTAGGCAGCAGTTAGAAGCAACAAAGGAAGAGCTTGTTTATGAAAGAGAGTTTAGTTCTAATCTTCAATTGCAACTCCAAAAGACACAAAACTCAAACTCTGAGCTGCTTTTGGCAGTGAGAGAACTTGAAGCAATGCTAGAACAAAAGAATAAGGAATTGTTGGAAAATACTAAAGAGCATGATTATGCCACAGAATTAGGTCTCTTGAAGCAGAAAACTGCAGACCAGAATGGTGAGATAGACAATTGTTATAAGCAACGTGAAGAGCTAAATGAACATATAAAAGAGCTCCACTTTGAATGTGAGCTTCTGAAGAAAGAAAACCTGGGTATCTCTTTGAGATTAAGACATGGAGAAGCACAAAAAATTGTTTGGCAAAATAAACATTCAGCTTCTTTGGCAACTATAGAACAACTTGAATCACAAGTACAGAGATTagaagaaaagataaagaatcAGGCAGATGATTTTTCAGAGACTTTGATTTACATCAATGAACTTGAAAATCAAGTCAGTGACTTGGAGAGAGAACTGACAACTCAAGCAGAAAAATTCGAAAAAGATTTACATGCCATGCAATGTGCAAAAAATGAGCAGGAAGAAAGGGCCACCCAAGCAGAGGAAACATTGATAAAAACAAGACACAGCAATGATCTCACATGTCAGTGTTTTCAgaaagtagaagaaaatgaaaagaagacCATGGATGCTTATGCAGAAGCTGATGAATTGCGGAAACAGAACAAACTAATGGAAGAAATGCTCCAGAAATGCAATCAAGAGCTCAGGCTTATTACAAATCACAATGAATCAAAACTGCAACAGCTCTTGAACCAAATAGATTCAAAACAGAAGGCAATAGAAATGATGTCACAAGAACTAGAGATTAAGTCCAAACAACTTGAAGATGTACAAAGGCATAGGGATGAACAGTATGATGCATTATTGAAGCAAATTCAATTGCTCAGAATTGAAATTACAAAGCTGGTGGCAGAGGAGCATGCATTATCTAAAACTGAGCCAAAAGAGCACATATCTACGATGTTAATGCAAGAGAACAATGATGAGGAGATAAGGCTTGGCACCCTAATGTCAGAAGTAGAAATCCTTAAGACCCAGCACAATGAATTAAAACATAGATTGCACATGGAACAAGCagagaaagaaaatatgaagaaaaaaatatctcaattagaAGGAGAGCTgaataagaaggaagaagatCTAAGTGCTGTAGAAAGGAGGCTCGAGAATAGCAATGGACAAGCAACAGCCACAAATATTAATTTGGCTTCATGGCACTACGACAGTGCTGCATATTGTTCTTCCACTAATGAATACAATAGGATTTCAAAATCAGAAATGCACAAG GAAATGGATGATGCAAACACCCCTGTTGACAAGTCTGAAATaggaagaacgatatgcattTCAGCTGAGAACAAAGTTTATCTAGCATCACACACAAG TGAAGTGAAAACTTGCTTGGAAAATGAGGTTATCGTCTTCAATAATGATAATGCTGGCGAGTTTCATACAAATAAATTGTTGAATGAAGTGGAAGTACTTAAGGAAATGAATAGATATATGGGAACTCAGCtgaaagaaatggaagaaaGATATTCAGAGATTAGTCTTAAGTTCGCAGAGGTAGAGGGAGAAAGACAACAGCTTGTTATGGCTCTACGTAATTTCAGGAATGGTAAGAACTAG
- the LOC114368373 gene encoding protein SHORTAGE IN CHIASMATA 1-like translates to MRTRFLNNDYFALPPPQTFPFLHLPVPRLLPPPPYAVYHHLRFGPPIPLSLHLDPFPVDAVLSTFLSAVLPHRIHTAPSNPPQEAEVIFEECVSEVDIKFSNESKTIALNDKNDDVYEAIQFETPELDAFLENVYVTETERMQMLSQTSEVENSLDMLKPEPSRQYPYEALESVSLVEDVISEYLMGGNAYSLEDNISVHHQPHSDKNKFLILEVDEETLGIPTRFSLVEIVDSYFENIRSQNFDELYQSVIEGKELLGSMKHNMMEFFSDECVSKKSLELSDLFPERDFMNLLETELVDRNIGLQRTWHANSDLILNLVTFQEFAFLDKDLMQTFEAFYDTKASDDLVTYEWMFKKEFNFKSFDELIVSNEIALTDDTFKSLPVPVIYDHIKMITLHDIIVEQFSSLKTRPLSASDGIYLNWDLLEEDKCNCKISNWYQNILAKIDLNNQDFGGTSFDDGKLVFDLVFCDDTIDECDIKQNEELKKLLSDCMPLLDNHPVEVASGKILEHVSSKQESQEQLPERKERASLLFKSMSEISNLDYFLNPQKATDKGNCNYTVESSNVNVSIPKVSSNESKVGTQSQGFHTVLHRVKLSNNIVTLAGYFEKSYLAILHSDTEMTKMHNSDADYLKLLGLQKHKLIEYHINGNQMAFVVLCAIKQAAWYLCFYGLHPAFFYLDKLCQNLEYLKSKLGFLQSLIKDEKGKVDNNVTMAHPSLTIVKEILQSYIKQNSLKTLIVAEEVFWYSLKNLLLSLGLSFIALNDSCRNQPCANTVSEDTDTKMKELLISDCLLVSHKHVSPLFPLNKFDIILEYGGSYDSSRISKLSQNLVGLPHLHFLRVELDGHAALKALCEGVEMLPNIEMSMGSETHLIFNHKVSMMNQNLERLLNFCPVEQSYDKKSSKVAPEADNHMPLVPAVKTEHGHKSMEVFPGTVMIVNTQNVDKEMIMSRRSSYLVILAMEKEGIQVVERDLDLPVDIILSSAICLAWYDSRNLGKKSTPATEASSSLPLCIENIATDVLTLLSFYFRGCFLVFEGELNFLSTVMESSDGLYAAATSLGIDLQIFFSYSPELTNEVIVSCIKSANNMNRGLYPKMPDSVTLAESFLTEFPGINPLTAHSILSSGVKLNEFLVWSHEQRMHVLEKYHVPDESISLFSVFCRYGEREDSKSIMTDCSSSVSSGLDSDWCCLYQVENERKRKNPISSHQIDELCLDELLQFETLNQVVEAAPDSSTLPKPFDFVMSKNAGRSSDLANASLSMSEFFGQKQSTGAATMRNLSGVSYSAGNCKAPNKSEQLKQPSLSLKNKELAQNEILGTALMGKGVNWHNFSNSKKLHEDIRGEVVDLTDSPLFDKRFAIPDSMYFTSLMAEKEKDLMRTNKIARKLSFDNSSHPETNSSKIWRSLKDKRGEVDNYPEPDFREDIFPLDFKPRENIGFTQASMRNLEESPFKEELSHLGETPFSYARQSASILKNSPWTIEFINKVKEKSRLRQKSLSSENSGPYFGYPGSMSKTSKRRSPSVIDLFKNQPNRTSGNVPKQKRQKRSGPSSNSVKKARDSTSSCTPCDKKSTKTLTFGRYGSGGQTRLVWSDKKDLCQAQ, encoded by the exons ATGCGAACTCGCTTTCTCAACAATGACTACTTCGCTCTCCCTCCACCTCAAACCTTCCCCTTCCTCCACCTCCCCGTCCCTCGCCTCCTTCCGCCGCCGCCATACGCCGTCTACCACCACCTCCGCTTTGGTCCTCCGATCCCCCTCTCCCTCCACCTCGACCCCTTCCCCGTTGACGCCGTGCTCTCCACCTTCCTCTCCGCCGTCCTACCTCACCGAATCCACACAGCTCCGTCGAATCCCCCG CAAGAGGCGGAGGTTATCTTCGAAGAATGTGTCTCCGAAGTTGATATCAAATTTTCGAAT GAGAGTAAAACTATTGCTCTCAATGATAAGAACGATGATGTTTATGAGGCGATTCAATTCGAAACACCAGAGCTTGACGCGTTCTTG GAAAATGTTTATGTCACTGAGACGGAGAGGATGCAAATGCTGTCTCAAACTTCAGAAGTTGAAAATAGCCTG GACATGCTCAAGCCTGAACCATCAAGGCAATACCCGTATGAGGCTCTGGAATCAGTATCTTTGGTAGAAGATGTAATTTCAGAGTACTTGATGGGGGGAAATGCATATTCTCTAGAAGATAATATTTCTGTTCATCACCAGCCACACTCTGATAAAAACAAATTCCTTATTTTGGAAGTGGATGAGGAAACTTTGGGAATTCCCACGCGCTTCTCTTTGGTAGAAATTGTTGActcatattttgaaaatatcagATCTCAAAATTTTGATGAACTATATCAATCTGTAATAGAGGGCAAGGAGCTTTTGGGTTCTATGAAGCATAACATGATGGAGTTTTTCTCAGATGAGTGTGTATCAAAGAAGAGTCTGGAGTTATCTGATCTGTTTCCTGAAAGGGATTTTATGAATTTGCTGGAAACTGAACTTGTTGATAGGAATATTGGCCTGCAAAGGACATGGCATGCTAACAGTGATTTGATACTGAATCTTGTTACCTTCCAAGAGTTTGCGTTCCTTGACAAAGACTTAATGCAAACCTTTGAAGCTTTCTATGACACAAAAGCTTCAGATGATCTAGTAACATACGAGTGGATGTTTAAGAAAGAGTTTAACTTCAAGAGTTTTGATGAATTGATTGTTAGTAATGAGATAGCACTAACAGATGACACGTTCAAATCACTGCCTGTACCTGTTATCTATGATCACATAAAGATGATAACTCTACATGACATCATCGTAGAACAATTTTCCAGCTTGAAGACCCGACCTCTCTCTGCCTCTGATGGGATTTACTTAAACTGGGATCTACTTGAAGAAGATAAGTGCAATTGCAAAATCTCTAACTGGTATCAGAACATATTGGCCAAGATAGATCTGAACAACCAAGATTTTGGAGGAACATCTTTTGATGATGGAAAATTGGTATTTGATCTAGTTTTCTGTGATGATACCATAGATGAATGTGACATTAAACAAAATGAAGAGTTGAAGAAGTTGCTTTCTGATTGCATGCCTCTACTTGATAATCATCCTGTAGAAGTTGCTTCAGGAAAAATTTTAGAACATGTATCTTCTAAACAAGAAAGTCAAGAACAATTACCTGAAAGAAAGGAGAGGGCTTCATTGTTATTTAAATCTATGTCAGAAATCAGCAATCTTGATTATTTCTTAAACCCTCAAAAAGCGACTGATAAGGGGAATTGTAATTATACAGTAGAGTCCAGTAATGTTAATGTTAGTATTCCAAAAGTTTCATCCAATGAATCGAAGGTTGGTACACAGTCACAAGGATTCCATACTGTTCTGCATAGAGTTAAGTTGTCCAATAATATTGTGACCCTTGCTGGATATTTTGAAAAAAGCTATCTAGCCATTTTGCACAGTGATACAGAGATGACAAAAATGCATAACTCGGATGCagattatttaaaattgttgGGTCTTCAAAAGCACAAGCTGATTGAATACCATATAAATGGAAACCAAATGGCATTTGTCGTGTTATGTGCTATTAAACAGGCTGCTTGGTACTTGTGTTTCTATGGTCTCCATCCAGCATTCTTTTATTTAGACAAATTATGTCAAAACTTGGAGTATTTGAAATCAAAGTTAGGCTTCCTCCAATCTTTGATCAAAGATGAAAAGGGGAAGGTGGACAACAATGTTACTATGGCACACCCGTCATTAACAATTGTCAAGGAGATTTTACAATCATACATCAAACAGAATAGTTTGAAAACTTTGATTGTGGCGGAAGAAGTATTTTGGTATTCATTGAAAAATCTCCTCCTTTCCCTGGGGTTATCATTCATTGCACTAAATGATTCTTGTAGAAATCAGCCATGTGCCAATACTGTGTCTGAGGACACAGATACTAAAATGAAAGAACTTCTGATTTCAGACTGCTTGTTGGTTTCACACAA GCATGTTTCTCCCTTGTTTCCATTGAACAAATTTGACATTATCTTGGAATATGGAGGTTCATATGACTCATCTAGGATATCTAAGCTTTCACAAAACTTGGTTGGATTGCCTCATCTTCACTTTTTGAGGGTTGAATTGGATGGCCATGCTGCTCTCAAAGCACTCTGCGAAGGTGTTGAAATGCTCCCAAACATTGAAATGTCAATG GGAAGTGAGACTCATCTTATTTTCAATCATAAGGTAAGTATGATGAACCAGAACTTGGAGAGACTACTGAACTTTTGTCCTGTGGAGCAAAGCTATGATAAAAAATCTTCCAAGGTTGCACCTGAAGCAGATAATCACATGCCGCTAGTTCCTGCTGTGAAAACTGAGCATGGCCATAAAAGCATGGAAGTTTTTCCTGGAACAGTTATGATCGTAAATACTCAAAATGTAGATAAGGAAATGATAATGTCTAGAAGAAGCTCTTACCTGGTAATTCTTGCtatggagaaagaaggaattCAAGTTGTTGAACGTGATTTAGATTTGCCTGTGGATATTATATTAAGTTCTGCTATTTGCTTGGCATGGTATGATAGTAGAAACCTCGGGAAGAAATCAACTCCAGCGACTGAAGCGTCCTCAAGCTTGCCTTTATGTATTGAGAATATTGCCACAGATGTTCTGACATTGCTTAGTTTTTACTTCCGTGGTTGCTTTCTG GTGTTTGAAGGAGAGCTTAACTTTCTTTCAACTGTAATGGAATCCTCAGATGGACTTTATGCTGCAGCAACAAGCCTAGGAATTGATTTGCAGATATTCTTCTCTTACTCACCTGAGTTGACAAATGAAGTTATTGTAAGCTGCATTAAGAGTGCTAACAATATGAATAGGGGTCTGTATCCTAAAATGCCTGACTCAGTGACTCTTGCCGAGTCATTTCTTACAGAATTTCCTGGAATAAATCCTTTAACTGCACACTCTATACTATCTTCAGGGGTCAAGCTTAATGAGTTTCTTGTGTGGTCACATGAGCAAAGGATGCATGTTTTAGAAAAGTATCATGTCCCAGACGAAAGTATTTCTCTATTCAGTGTTTTCTGCAGATATGGGGAACGGGAGGACTCAAAATCCATAATGACAGATTGCTCCTCTTCAGTATCTTCTGGTCTGGACTCAGATTGGTGTTGTTTATATCaagttgaaaatgaaagaaaaaggaaaaatcctATAAGTAGTCATCAGATAGATGAACTATGTTTGGATGAATTGTTGCAATTTGAGACATTAAATCAAGTAGTTGAGGCTGCGCCGGATTCCTCTACCTTGCCAAAaccttttgattttgttatgtCAAAAAATGCTGGAAGATCCAGTGACTTAGCAAACGCAAGTTTGTCCATGAGTGAGTTTTTCGGTCAAAAGCAAAGCACCGGTGCAGCTACAATGAGAAACCTTTCTGGAGTCTCTTATTCAGCAGGGAACTGCAAAGCTCCCAACAAATCAGAGCAACTGAAACAACCCAGtttatccttgaaaaataaagagtTGGCTCAAAATGAAATACTGGGTACTGCTTTGATGGGCAAAGGTGTGAATTGGCATAACTTTAGTAATTCAAAGAAGCTGCATGAAGACATTAGAGGTGAGGTGGTGGACTTGACTGATAGCCCCTTATTTGATAAACGCTTTGCCATTCCTGATTCCATGTATTTCACAAGTTTGAtggcagagaaagagaaagatctGATGAGAACGAATAAAATTGCAAGGAAATTGTCATTTGATAATAGTAGTCACCCAGAAACCAACTCATCAAAAATATGGAGATCCTTAAAAGACAAACGGGGAGAAGTTGACAACTACCCTGAACCAGATTTTCGAGAAGATATATTTCCTCTTGATTTCAAGCCCCGTGAAAACATTGGCTTTACTCAGGCATCGATGAGAAACTTAGAAGAATCACCATTCAAGGAGGAACTGTCACATTTGGGAGAAACTCCATTCTCATATGCCCGCCAGTCTGCTAGTATATTAAAGAATTCACCTTGGACGATTGAGTTTATtaataaagtaaaagaaaagagcAGATTGCGTCAaaaatcattatcaagtgagAACTCTGGCCCTTATTTTGGGTACCCCGGGAGCATGTCCAAAACTTCTAAGCGAAGAAGTCCTTCCGTAATTGATTTGTTTAAGAACCAACCTAATAGAACATCTGGAAATGTTCCGAAACAGAAGAGACAGAAGCGATCGGGACCATCTTCAAACTCGGtcaagaaagcaagagattcCACTTCATCATGTACTCCTTGTGATAAGAAATCAACGAAG ACACTGACCTTTGGGAGGTACGGAAGTGGAGGCCAAACAAGACTAGTTTGGAGTGACAAAAAAGACTTATGCCAGGCACAATAA
- the LOC114367009 gene encoding low-temperature-induced 65 kDa protein-like, whose amino-acid sequence MDSRAVQTHAHEHHHISHNVGSHEVPRGEEHHHHDHEKKSVLKKVKQKAKKIKDTITKHGHHHDHDHERGHGYHYDDQHIPDDHDLGEEDEVDEYPEVHGAPIYDSAPVRGAAPGHVNPLGRPGVNFGGTTVMGEPHHEPSVIVVSPTTGINQRGSTDPTRTFVEGAKAVHPKVNLERPMHLEEDPHAPRRTSQAYAPPNYQTKVTDPTGAGGAEIDITTVEKSFSRMAVLNEPKPYPEPKLFPTIAQTHYPSSVSHSQFAPEHSTAMNYPSAQSYDHCMPELSSEVKTQYPKSHNQFTTELSTPTKTPYPSPNIHGHHLQQQSSATKTYPSSGSHDQFAPMSELPTPTKPQYTSTKIHDQPLPLPQQPSATKTQYPLPGSHDQFAPVLSTEPKIQYPSTKIHGQHLPHQFTATKTQYPSSGSHDQLKPELSFSTEPKTPYPSSTKINDHHLPQHSSASATNAQYPSARSHDQFLPEYSSQTKTPKTYGDNQTTQTRHQEENKGNDKPSTISLATAAIADKAVSAKNTVASSLGYGYDADTETTQSRDHDENTHGEKPSAISSAASAIADKAVSAKNIVTSKLGFGDNTETTQTSRQERTQPSTISLATAAIADKAVSAKNTVASKLGYGDSTETTQTSHQEQNTGNEKPSTISSATSAITDKAVTAKNVVASKLGYGDNTETTQTTLARNQEENTGNEKPSTISSETSALADKDASAKNSVASKLGFGDTARTHEEKRTNHAAAPTEYGKSVAQSLTEKLAPVSGKVSGAGSGVKSKVSGTEKISNVGVEQDKGVSVKDYLVDKLRPGDEDRALSKVISETLHKKEVHPVEVTEEGVRKMVSDAVHKREDEPERKVEHQKILGKVTESEEVKRRLGGEDVETEKKYQEMYVNSPGTGVVDKLTGMVGTWFTNPAENQSSQDSSMNHEASRAEVEHQGAAGARRLQESPN is encoded by the exons ATGGATTCAAGAGCAGTTCAAACTCATGCGCATGAACATCACCATATTTCCCACAATGTTGGGTCACACGAAG TGCCACGTGGTGAAGAACACCACCACCATGACCATGAGAAGAAGTCGGTTCTTAAGAAAGTCAAGCAAAAGGCTAAGAAAATTAAGGACACAATTACAAAGCATGGCCATCATCATGACCATGATCATGAACGTGGTCATGGGTATCACTACGATGATCAACATATCCCTGATGATCATGACTTGGGTGAGGAAGATGAGGTGGATGAATACCCAGAAGTCCATGGAGCACCGA TTTATGACAGTGCACCTGTTAGAGGTGCAGCACCAGGACATGTCAATCCTTTAGGGAGGCCTGGAGTTAACTTTGGAGGTACAACAGTTATGGGAGAACCTCATCATGAGCCAAGTGTCATAGTTGTTTCTCCAACTACTGGAATTAATCAAAGAGGATCAACTGACCCAACTAGAACATTTGTTGAGGGAGCCAAAGCAGTGCATCCTAAGGTCAATTTGGAGAGACCAATGCACTTGGAGGAAGATCCACATGCGCCAAGGCGTACATCTCAAGCATATGCTCCACCCAATTATCAAACAAAAGTCACTGATCCCACGGGGGCAG GTGGAGCAGAAATTGACATCACCACAGTTGAGAAATCTTTCTCCAGGATGGCTGTTCTCAACGAGCCAAAACCTTACCCAGAACCAAAACTCTTTCCAACTATTGCTCAAACCCACTACCCTTCTTCTGTAAGCCACTCCCAATTCGCGCCAGAGCATTCCACTGCAATGAACTACCCTTCTGCTCAAAGCTATGATCATTGCATGCCAGAACTATCCAGTGAAGTTAAAACTCAGTACCCCAAAAGCCATAATCAGTTTACGACAGAGTTATCTACACCAACCAAAACTCCCTACCCTTCCCCCAATATCCATGGCCACCACTTGCAACAACAATCTAGTGCAACAAAAACCTACCCTTCATCTGGAAGCCATGACCAGTTTGCTCCAATGTCAGAGTTACCTACACCAACCAAACCTCAATACACTTCTACCAAAATCCATGACCAACCCTTGCCATTGCCACAACAACCTAGTGCAACAAAAACTCAATACCCTTTACCTGGAAGCCATGACCAGTTTGCACCAGTGTTATCTACTGAACCTAAAATTCAGTACCCTTCAACAAAAATCCATGGCCAACACTTGCCTCACCAGTTTACTGCTACAAAAACTCAATACCCTTCATCTGGAAGCCATGATCAGTTAAAACCAGAATTATCTTTCTCTACTGAACCTAAAACTCCCTACCCTTCTTCTACCAAAATCAATGATCACCACTTGCCACAACACTCCAGTGCAAGTGCAACAAATGCTCAATATCCTTCAGCTAGAAGTCATGATCAGTTTCTACCTGAATATTCAAGTCAAACCAAAACCCCAAAAACCTATGGAGACAACCAAACCACTCAAACAAGGCATCAAGAAGAGAACAAAGGCAATGATAAACCATCAACAATCTCTTTAGCAACAGCTGCAATAGCTGATAAAGCCGTGTCAGCCAAAAACACCGTGGCTTCTTCGcttggatatggatatgacgcTGACACTGAAACAACTCAATCAAGGGACCACGATGAGAACACCCACGGTGAAAAACCATCAGCAATCTCTTCAGCAGCCTCTGCAATTGCTGATAAAGCCGTCTCAGCCAAAAACATAGTCACTTCCAAGCTCGGATTTGGCGACAACACTGAAACAACTCAAACAAGCCGTCAAGAGAGAACACAACCATCAACAATCTCATTGGCAACAGCTGCAATAGCTGATAAAGCCGTCTCAGCAAAAAACACTGTAGCTTCCAAGCTCGGATACGGCGACAGCACTGAAACAACTCAAACAAGCCATCAAGAACAGAACACAGGCAATGAAAAACCATCAACAATCTCATCAGCAACCTCTGCAATCACTGATAAAGCTGTAACTGCCAAAAATGTTGTAGCTTCAAAGCTCGGATATGGCGACAACACTGAAACAACTCAAACCACTCTAGCAAGGAATCAAGAAGAGAACACAGGCAACGAGAAACCCTCAACAATCTCATCAGAAACCTCTGCTTTAGCTGATAAAGATGCCTCGGCAAAAAACAGTGTTGCCTCTAAGCTTGGTTTCGGTGACACAGCAAGAACACATGAAGAGAAGAGAACTAACCATGCTGCTGCTCCAACAGAATATGGAAAGAGTGTTGCTCAGTCTCTGACAGAGAAACTAGCTCCAGTATCTGGAAAAGTTTCTGGTGCAGGAAGTGGTGTGAAGTCCAAAGTTTCAGGAACTGAAAAAATTAGTAATGTGGGTGTGGAACAGGACAAGGGTGTTTCTGTGAAGGATTATTTGGTTGACAAACTGAGGCCTGGTGATGAAGACAGGGCTCTCTCTAAAGTGATATCAGAGACTCTACATAAGAAGGAAGTGCACCCAGTGGAGGTTACTGAGGAAGGTGTGAGGAAGATGGTTTCTGATGCAGTGCATAAGAGAGAGGATGAGCCAGAGAGAAAAGTGGAACATCAAAAAATACTGGGGAAGGTAACAGAGTCAGAGGAAGTGAAAAGAAGGTTAGGAGGTGAGGATGTGGAGACAGAGAAAAAGTACCAAGAGATGTATGTGAATAGCCCAGGGACAGGTGTGGTTGATAAGCTTACAGGTATGGTTGGGACGTGGTTTACCAACCCAGCAGAGAATCAATCCTCACAAG ATTCATCTATGAATCATGAGGCATCAAGGGCAGAAGTGGAACATCAAGGTGCAGCAGGTGCAAGAAGGCTACAGGAGTCACCTAATTGA